From Gimesia panareensis, the proteins below share one genomic window:
- a CDS encoding S1C family serine protease — translation MNQVNSFKSVLICLCLLGALLVPAHSSEASSRSTIQYALPRLVKIFGAGGVKNLYGYSTGFLVSPQGHIATIWSPVLDTDRLSVVLHDGRRFEAEVLGAEPHLDLAIIKLKSERELNLPYFNYEEKATAGAGTRILGFSNMFRVATGDEPVSVLHGVIEARTDLPRRRGAFELSYTGDVYVVDAITNNPGAAGGVIMTYDGKLLGMIGKQVRNAKTNTWVNYSLPIDVLSKSIRQIITGKFESSEDQKEPEPSIIQRYRPIDFGLVMVPDVLYRTPAFIDSVLPGSQVAQAGLKPDDLVVFVNDELIKSCKTLKTELGKLEAGDTVRLVVRRENQLVAVELQVPPEKK, via the coding sequence GTGAATCAAGTGAACTCTTTTAAATCAGTTCTGATCTGCCTCTGCCTGCTGGGAGCATTGCTCGTTCCCGCGCACAGTTCAGAAGCTTCTTCGCGATCGACGATTCAGTACGCACTGCCGCGACTGGTTAAAATCTTTGGTGCGGGAGGTGTCAAAAATCTATATGGCTACAGTACTGGTTTTCTGGTTTCACCGCAGGGGCATATCGCCACCATCTGGAGTCCAGTCCTGGATACAGACCGACTGTCCGTCGTGCTGCATGACGGGCGACGTTTTGAAGCGGAAGTATTGGGGGCCGAACCACATCTGGATCTGGCCATCATCAAACTGAAGTCCGAACGCGAACTGAACCTGCCTTACTTCAATTATGAGGAAAAAGCGACTGCTGGTGCAGGCACGCGGATTCTGGGATTCAGTAACATGTTTCGCGTGGCGACGGGAGACGAACCCGTCTCAGTGCTGCATGGTGTGATTGAGGCCCGTACTGATCTCCCCCGGCGGAGAGGTGCGTTCGAACTTTCCTACACGGGAGACGTGTATGTGGTGGATGCGATCACCAACAACCCCGGAGCCGCGGGAGGGGTGATCATGACCTATGACGGCAAGCTGCTGGGGATGATCGGCAAACAAGTGCGCAACGCCAAAACGAATACCTGGGTCAATTATTCCCTGCCCATCGATGTGCTGAGTAAAAGCATCCGGCAGATCATCACCGGTAAATTCGAGTCCAGTGAGGATCAGAAAGAACCGGAACCCTCGATCATTCAACGTTACCGGCCCATCGACTTCGGCCTGGTGATGGTGCCCGATGTGCTGTATCGGACTCCTGCTTTTATCGACAGTGTCCTGCCCGGTTCGCAGGTTGCCCAGGCAGGTCTCAAACCGGATGACCTGGTGGTCTTCGTTAATGATGAACTGATCAAGTCCTGCAAAACTTTGAAAACCGAACTGGGAAAACTGGAAGCCGGTGATACCGTCAGACTGGTCGTGCGACGCGAGAACCAACTGGTTGCCGTCGAACTCCAGGTCCCGCCCGAAAAAAAATAA
- a CDS encoding S1C family serine protease, with protein sequence MQNVFFCALFIISLLFHAPLFGENSNVAPAVLAAQKQRIDVIKAVSPSVVAIFGSAGDGGGSGVLVTPDGYALTNFHVVSGAGNFMKCGLNDGKLYDAVIVSIDPTGDVALIKLLGRNNFPVAKLGNSDSVQVGDWAYAMGNPFLLATDFQPTITYGIVSGVHRYQYPAGTFLEYTDCIQVDSSINPGNSGGPLFNADGELIGINGRGSFEKRGRVNSGAGYAISINQIKHFWDHLKSGRIVDHASLGATVATGFDAKVDVAEILEDSDAYRKGLRLGDEIVSFAGRPIRSVNQFKNILGIYPAGWTLPLVYRRDEQKTKIYVRLQSLHTAAELQKHISSPNGIPDEKPDQDDPKKPRMPIPMPHGHPAPPAPPEKYKHLYVPKTGFTNYYFNQQQQDRLVQALHAHSNFSDRKGNWTLTGKLDNGADFTLTLADKGIGLESGKDIFLQSLETGMPIDEPPGTGGLLAALHHFRLLLSGQSDRFTDFYYLGSEPLDGKNEMVDVLVATQTGTISRWYFNKTDLSLRGFDFYLTENSEPCSIRFEQFRTLNGQKFPGELDIQYENRPVMKMKIERLKLEAADPDNK encoded by the coding sequence ATGCAGAACGTTTTCTTCTGTGCGCTGTTCATCATCAGCCTGCTGTTTCACGCGCCCCTGTTCGGAGAGAATTCGAATGTGGCCCCGGCTGTTCTGGCGGCTCAGAAACAGCGCATTGATGTCATTAAAGCGGTCTCTCCCTCCGTGGTCGCCATTTTCGGCAGCGCGGGAGACGGGGGAGGTTCGGGGGTGCTGGTGACGCCCGATGGCTACGCACTGACCAACTTCCATGTGGTTTCCGGAGCCGGCAACTTCATGAAGTGCGGCCTGAATGATGGGAAACTGTATGACGCAGTGATCGTCTCCATCGATCCGACAGGCGATGTCGCTTTGATCAAACTGCTCGGTCGTAATAACTTTCCGGTCGCGAAACTGGGAAACAGTGACTCTGTGCAGGTGGGTGACTGGGCTTATGCGATGGGCAACCCGTTCCTGCTGGCGACCGATTTCCAGCCCACGATCACTTACGGGATCGTCAGTGGCGTACATCGCTACCAGTACCCGGCAGGTACGTTCCTCGAATATACCGACTGCATTCAGGTAGACTCTTCCATCAACCCGGGGAACTCGGGCGGTCCTCTGTTCAACGCTGACGGCGAGCTGATCGGCATCAACGGTCGCGGCTCATTTGAAAAACGGGGTCGTGTGAATTCAGGGGCCGGCTACGCCATTTCGATCAACCAGATCAAACATTTCTGGGATCATCTCAAAAGTGGGCGGATTGTCGATCATGCATCACTGGGGGCCACTGTAGCGACCGGATTCGATGCCAAAGTGGATGTTGCTGAGATCCTGGAAGATTCTGACGCGTATCGCAAGGGGCTGCGACTGGGAGATGAAATCGTCTCTTTTGCAGGTCGCCCGATCCGCAGCGTCAATCAGTTCAAGAACATCCTGGGAATCTATCCGGCAGGCTGGACTCTGCCCCTGGTCTATCGTCGTGATGAACAGAAAACGAAAATCTACGTTCGCCTGCAGTCCCTGCATACCGCCGCGGAACTGCAGAAACACATCAGTTCGCCCAACGGCATTCCGGATGAGAAACCAGATCAGGATGACCCCAAAAAACCACGAATGCCAATCCCCATGCCGCACGGGCATCCGGCGCCCCCTGCACCACCGGAAAAATACAAACACCTGTATGTGCCCAAAACCGGATTCACCAATTACTACTTCAATCAACAGCAGCAGGACCGCCTCGTACAGGCTCTGCACGCTCACAGTAATTTTTCAGACCGCAAAGGTAACTGGACGCTGACCGGCAAACTGGATAATGGTGCCGACTTCACGCTGACTCTGGCTGATAAAGGTATTGGCCTGGAGTCGGGCAAAGACATTTTTCTGCAATCTCTGGAAACAGGCATGCCGATCGATGAACCGCCTGGTACGGGGGGGCTGCTGGCAGCATTGCACCATTTCCGCCTGTTACTCTCCGGTCAATCAGATCGTTTTACCGATTTCTACTATCTGGGCAGCGAGCCTCTGGATGGAAAAAATGAGATGGTTGACGTCCTGGTGGCCACACAGACCGGGACTATTTCCCGCTGGTACTTCAATAAAACCGATCTTTCGCTGAGGGGCTTTGATTTCTACCTGACGGAGAATTCAGAACCCTGCTCCATCCGGTTTGAACAGTTTCGCACACTCAACGGACAGAAGTTCCCGGGTGAGCTGGATATTCAGTATGAAAACCGCCCTGTCATGAAAATGAAAATAGAACGTCTGAAACTGGAAGCAGCAGACCCCGACAACAAATAG
- a CDS encoding NPCBM/NEW2 domain-containing protein, producing the protein MHSLFCATLTLMLSASPGVEVTSLTGTTVSGQLQSLNQGAIQLKQGQGDQQYPLAGVLNVRFPQNRFQRTLESPLIVRLADGSRFPVQNLKSTEQQTALQGEQTGTLTVPTKAVTSVRFGTLNSDLEKSWDKLLNSKHSKDLLVVQKENVLDYIDGVVGNITEDRIQFFAGEDEVAVNRERVFGIIYFRPQTTETTPFCSIKLTDEGLLQASNISYNGTQFEATLQSGARTRLSPSVIANLDFSQGKVRYLSDLEPRDIEYTPFFDTVWKYRRDKHRDGGPLRVGGKEYSRGLYIHSKTLLKYRLKNEYRHFRAIMGIDDSVPGIGFVYVEIKGNGRTLYSGNVKSSDPPVDLDLDVSGVRDLEILVDFGDNLEICDHLDLCNARLIK; encoded by the coding sequence ATGCATTCCCTGTTTTGTGCCACCCTGACCCTCATGCTGTCTGCCTCCCCCGGAGTCGAAGTGACTTCCTTAACGGGCACGACTGTTTCCGGTCAGCTGCAGTCGTTAAACCAGGGAGCAATCCAGTTGAAACAGGGACAGGGCGACCAGCAATACCCCCTGGCAGGCGTGCTCAACGTCCGGTTTCCCCAAAATCGTTTTCAGCGCACACTCGAATCTCCCCTGATAGTGAGACTGGCTGACGGCTCGCGGTTCCCAGTGCAGAATCTGAAGAGTACTGAACAGCAGACCGCACTGCAGGGAGAACAGACGGGGACGCTGACTGTTCCCACGAAAGCGGTCACCTCTGTTCGTTTTGGTACCCTGAATTCTGATCTCGAGAAATCGTGGGACAAGCTGCTCAACAGCAAACACAGTAAAGACCTGCTGGTGGTTCAGAAAGAGAACGTGCTCGACTATATCGATGGAGTGGTCGGCAATATCACCGAAGACCGGATTCAGTTCTTTGCGGGAGAAGATGAAGTCGCCGTCAATCGAGAGCGCGTGTTTGGTATCATTTACTTCCGCCCGCAGACTACGGAAACAACGCCCTTCTGTTCGATTAAGTTGACTGACGAAGGTCTCCTGCAGGCTTCTAACATTTCCTATAATGGCACTCAATTTGAGGCGACACTGCAGAGTGGTGCACGGACACGTCTTTCCCCCTCTGTCATCGCGAATCTCGATTTCAGCCAGGGAAAAGTCCGCTATCTGTCGGATCTGGAACCGCGCGATATCGAATACACGCCCTTTTTTGATACTGTGTGGAAATACCGCCGCGACAAGCATCGCGACGGCGGGCCTCTGCGGGTCGGTGGCAAAGAATATTCCCGTGGGCTCTATATCCACTCTAAAACACTCCTGAAATACCGCTTGAAAAATGAATACCGCCACTTCCGGGCCATCATGGGCATTGACGACTCAGTCCCCGGAATCGGTTTTGTTTACGTCGAAATTAAAGGCAATGGCAGGACGCTCTACTCCGGCAATGTGAAAAGTTCAGACCCACCTGTTGATTTAGATCTGGATGTCAGCGGCGTCCGTGATCTGGAGATCCTGGTTGATTTTGGTGATAACCTGGAAATCTGCGATCATCTGGATCTGTGTAATGCCCGCCTGATTAAATAA
- a CDS encoding V-type ATP synthase subunit I domain-containing protein, producing MLNRPRIACLLFAITGVLLSAPSSFAQETGSDVSASGGKRDLSDKQEAISQQFKRFESTLHDLGEYMKKTDPARADLLFRAFGQSKQNQMTVEMQRVLQMLQEGQLGDAVERQENLLKNMQALLALLQSEDRMSEVEKEKQRLQNLLKDVNRLIGQERDVRAATERGGNPADLKDKQQKTADNAKKLEAKIDQQDAEKNNESQKSDSEQKQKESDKKSEGEQKESDSKNNKSESDKKSEQSKGSDSKGKSPQQGKSAESQKGSPQEKSPQQGQQSQQQQSQQQQSQQQQSQQGQQNQSQQSESQQQEQQQQKTPGREQLEKARQEMEKAIEELEKKQKENASKHQDEAIRKLTEAKEKLEEMLRQLREEERELKLAAMEARLQKILAQQKRVYAGTLSIDQVPEKERTSRHTARAVQLSREETLIGTEVDKAVLMIKDEGSSVAFGEALTEVREDVLSVSYRLNQTKVGTLTQEIEQDIISALEEMIEALQKEMEKSEDEKKKQQQQQQQQGAPKDKSLVDMLAEIKMLRSMQLRVNNRTRRIEKLAQEKDANRADLLEQLQNLADRQTRIQNATYILATGKNK from the coding sequence ATGTTGAATCGCCCCCGCATCGCCTGTCTGCTGTTTGCGATCACCGGTGTTCTGTTGAGTGCCCCTTCCAGCTTCGCCCAGGAGACTGGCTCTGACGTAAGCGCTTCCGGTGGAAAACGTGATCTTTCAGACAAACAGGAAGCCATCTCGCAGCAGTTCAAGCGTTTCGAATCAACGTTACATGATCTGGGCGAGTATATGAAAAAGACGGACCCTGCACGGGCCGATCTTCTGTTTCGTGCCTTCGGTCAGAGTAAGCAGAATCAGATGACCGTTGAAATGCAGCGGGTACTGCAGATGCTGCAGGAAGGGCAGCTGGGTGATGCCGTTGAACGCCAGGAGAATCTGCTCAAGAACATGCAGGCGCTGCTCGCTCTGCTTCAAAGTGAAGACCGCATGAGCGAGGTGGAGAAAGAAAAACAGCGATTGCAGAATCTGCTCAAAGATGTCAATCGACTGATCGGCCAGGAACGGGATGTCCGCGCAGCGACCGAACGGGGGGGCAACCCGGCAGACCTGAAAGACAAACAGCAGAAGACTGCTGACAACGCCAAAAAACTCGAAGCAAAAATTGATCAGCAGGACGCCGAAAAAAATAACGAGTCACAGAAATCCGACAGCGAACAGAAACAGAAAGAATCGGATAAAAAGTCTGAGGGAGAGCAGAAGGAATCGGATTCCAAAAACAATAAATCAGAGTCGGACAAGAAGTCCGAGCAATCGAAAGGGTCTGACTCAAAAGGCAAATCCCCGCAACAGGGAAAATCGGCCGAGAGCCAGAAAGGTTCTCCCCAGGAGAAATCACCTCAACAGGGGCAACAGTCCCAGCAGCAGCAATCTCAACAACAGCAGTCACAGCAGCAACAATCGCAGCAGGGACAGCAAAATCAGTCGCAGCAGTCTGAAAGCCAGCAGCAGGAGCAGCAACAGCAGAAAACTCCCGGACGGGAACAACTTGAAAAAGCCCGCCAGGAGATGGAAAAAGCGATCGAAGAACTGGAAAAGAAGCAGAAAGAAAATGCTTCCAAACACCAGGACGAAGCCATCCGCAAGCTGACTGAAGCCAAAGAGAAGCTGGAAGAAATGCTGCGTCAGCTGCGGGAAGAGGAGCGTGAGCTGAAGCTGGCGGCGATGGAGGCCCGGCTGCAGAAGATTCTCGCCCAGCAGAAACGCGTCTACGCCGGCACATTGTCGATTGATCAGGTACCGGAAAAAGAACGCACCAGTCGGCATACGGCACGGGCGGTACAGCTCTCGCGGGAAGAGACTTTAATCGGCACAGAAGTCGATAAAGCTGTCCTGATGATCAAAGACGAAGGTTCTTCAGTCGCCTTTGGAGAAGCACTCACCGAGGTCCGGGAGGATGTGCTGTCGGTATCCTATCGGCTCAACCAGACCAAGGTTGGTACACTGACGCAGGAAATTGAGCAGGATATCATCAGCGCACTGGAAGAGATGATTGAAGCGCTTCAGAAAGAGATGGAAAAATCGGAAGACGAAAAGAAAAAACAACAACAGCAGCAGCAACAGCAGGGCGCTCCCAAAGATAAATCGCTGGTCGACATGCTGGCCGAAATCAAAATGCTGCGGTCCATGCAACTGCGCGTCAATAACCGGACCCGACGTATTGAAAAGCTGGCACAGGAAAAAGACGCCAACCGGGCCGACCTGCTCGAGCAGTTACAGAATTTAGCCGATCGCCAGACGCGGATCCAGAATGCTACCTACATTCTGGCCACGGGAAAAAACAAATAG
- a CDS encoding VWA domain-containing protein, whose protein sequence is MNILSTVSQFMMLAADETTAFRSIEYDTPDTGWGWLLLLGGLALVLALSIRTIWKDAFQLPLFWRCWLTGLRLAVLIALIVIVFNPHERTQKMSFRPSRVAVLVDTSLSMRHPNQLVPANASSPASRNVPSRMEAIEKLLADSPLIADLQKKHQVSIYTFDQALKGPHHVYQREAKTGTAPPDKTADGETAKAEAEVDWNTLLQPQGLETRLGELLGQLIREINGSTLSGIIVATDGASNAGTDLLSANEAAKEAKVRLITLGVGSPTRPANLQVSKIIAPTDVQFGDAFEITALLQAVGMPGKNITLELLKKLPGDAEPTVVDSREILLPTEDGLPLDIKFERTPAEEGEINYVIRVRGNQLAQDANAMDNELEHTVNVFSRPTRVLVIAGGPMRDYRFARTMLFRHPSIKSDVWLQSAPPGVSQDADQLLYEFPARADLFEYDVVLAFDVNWSLLTDEQMLNLNEWVSSGGGGIVMVAGDVFTPRLSQESDKFQPILELYPVFINSFVRDYLDQEATQIRRIEWPQAGLDAGFLMLTDDPATSKELWETFPGLYRCYPSNGAKAAATVYAHFPDPKTQTEHGFSILMASQYYGEGRCFYLGSPEMWRLRSVDEDYYDRFWTKLIRNVGQGRTRRGTKRGTLILERDEYVLGQTVSVRVRLLDPEFQPLVQESVPMEVIDPRGRPLVPNLLLMQDRNRPGEYTASFRASLPGKYRFNVTVPNSKGQVVEGSLNVLLPRLEDESLSQNVKGLKELARDTGGSYLTLEEADTIPALLPDQGEEFLVDERLKTLWDQAWVFFLIAGLLATEWLTRKLFKLS, encoded by the coding sequence ATGAACATATTGAGCACTGTCTCCCAATTCATGATGCTGGCTGCCGACGAAACCACGGCGTTTCGTTCGATCGAATACGATACGCCCGATACCGGCTGGGGCTGGCTGCTGCTGCTGGGTGGACTGGCACTGGTGCTGGCACTTTCCATCCGCACAATCTGGAAGGACGCATTTCAGCTGCCGTTGTTCTGGCGCTGCTGGCTGACCGGTTTACGTCTGGCCGTGCTGATCGCGCTGATCGTCATCGTTTTCAACCCGCATGAACGCACACAGAAGATGTCGTTCCGTCCCTCCCGGGTCGCAGTGCTGGTAGACACATCCCTTTCGATGCGGCATCCCAACCAACTCGTTCCCGCGAATGCGAGCTCGCCGGCCAGTCGAAATGTGCCCAGTCGGATGGAAGCGATTGAGAAGCTGCTCGCTGACTCGCCCCTGATTGCCGATCTGCAGAAGAAACATCAGGTGAGCATCTACACCTTCGACCAGGCCCTCAAGGGACCGCATCACGTTTACCAGCGGGAAGCGAAAACAGGAACGGCCCCCCCTGACAAAACAGCAGACGGTGAGACTGCCAAAGCGGAAGCCGAGGTTGACTGGAACACCCTGCTGCAGCCTCAGGGGCTGGAGACCAGATTAGGAGAACTGCTGGGACAGCTCATTCGGGAGATCAATGGTTCGACGCTCTCGGGGATTATTGTCGCCACCGACGGGGCTTCCAATGCCGGCACCGACCTGCTCTCTGCCAATGAAGCAGCGAAGGAAGCCAAAGTCCGGCTGATTACTCTGGGAGTAGGCAGCCCGACCCGCCCGGCGAACCTGCAGGTATCCAAGATCATCGCTCCCACCGATGTACAGTTCGGCGATGCCTTCGAAATCACGGCCCTGCTCCAGGCGGTTGGCATGCCTGGTAAGAACATTACGCTGGAACTGTTGAAAAAGCTCCCGGGAGATGCGGAACCGACTGTGGTCGACTCCCGCGAAATTCTGTTGCCCACCGAAGACGGCCTGCCACTGGATATCAAATTCGAACGCACACCAGCCGAAGAGGGCGAGATCAACTACGTGATCCGGGTTCGTGGAAATCAGCTGGCACAGGATGCCAATGCGATGGACAACGAACTGGAACATACGGTGAATGTTTTCAGTCGTCCGACCCGGGTGCTGGTGATTGCGGGAGGGCCGATGCGTGACTACCGCTTCGCCCGGACCATGCTGTTCCGTCACCCTTCGATCAAGTCCGATGTCTGGCTGCAGTCGGCACCGCCGGGTGTCTCACAGGATGCAGACCAGCTGCTGTATGAATTTCCCGCACGGGCCGATCTGTTTGAGTATGACGTCGTGCTGGCGTTCGATGTGAACTGGAGCCTGTTGACCGACGAACAGATGCTGAATCTGAATGAATGGGTCTCTTCGGGTGGAGGCGGCATCGTGATGGTCGCCGGCGATGTCTTTACGCCGAGGCTGTCCCAGGAAAGTGACAAATTCCAGCCGATCCTGGAACTGTATCCGGTCTTCATCAATTCCTTCGTACGGGATTACCTGGACCAGGAGGCAACCCAGATCCGCCGCATCGAATGGCCCCAGGCAGGCCTGGATGCCGGTTTCCTGATGTTGACCGATGATCCGGCCACTTCCAAAGAACTCTGGGAAACATTTCCGGGCCTGTATCGCTGTTATCCCTCCAATGGCGCCAAGGCCGCAGCCACGGTCTATGCTCACTTTCCCGATCCCAAAACACAAACCGAACATGGTTTTTCGATTTTGATGGCTTCCCAGTACTACGGAGAAGGCCGCTGTTTCTATCTGGGCAGTCCTGAAATGTGGCGGCTCCGCTCAGTGGATGAAGATTACTATGACCGTTTCTGGACCAAGCTGATTCGCAATGTCGGTCAGGGACGTACCCGACGGGGAACCAAAAGGGGGACCCTGATCCTTGAACGGGATGAATACGTACTGGGTCAGACAGTCTCTGTACGGGTACGATTGCTGGATCCCGAATTCCAGCCGCTGGTTCAGGAGTCGGTGCCCATGGAAGTGATCGATCCACGCGGTCGGCCTCTGGTTCCGAACCTGTTATTAATGCAGGACCGAAACCGTCCCGGAGAATACACGGCCAGTTTCCGGGCCAGCCTGCCTGGAAAATATCGATTCAATGTGACTGTTCCGAATTCCAAGGGGCAGGTTGTCGAAGGCAGCCTGAATGTACTGCTGCCCCGCCTGGAGGATGAATCATTGAGCCAGAACGTCAAAGGGCTCAAAGAGCTCGCCCGCGATACGGGGGGCAGTTACCTCACATTAGAAGAAGCAGACACAATCCCAGCGCTATTACCCGACCAGGGTGAAGAATTTCTGGTCGACGAACGGTTGAAAACACTCTGGGATCAGGCCTGGGTCTTCTTCCTGATCGCAGGTCTGCTGGCAACCGAGTGGCTCACGCGTAAATTATTCAAACTGTCCTGA
- a CDS encoding BatA domain-containing protein, with protein MEAWLTQHFVNSALVYTGVAMVAAPIIIHLINRFQYKRVRFAAMEFLLQSQQTNQRRVLFEQLLLLLLRILLILCLLLLIARLILDPEQLSMFHGAKSHHVIVLDDSGSMQDIWGEQSAFQEGLQVVRKIAAEGTSRPNTEKFSLILLSRSDAPLFLQRDINEELINELDAKLSNLTCSHQSLDLNQGLEAAADLLNEDRAVIKTLHLISDFRKADWQEKKSVATTIEKLSKNDTTINLVKTVPDSQPNLAITELSGATEVAAVDVPLRLRVSVKNFGDKVAQDVRVSAFVDQNKLPMSIVFDKIEAGSEVSQDFDVVFNKPNLHQINVSLTNDALNSDNERFLAINVKQSNPVLIVDGNPSGNEWMYVQTAIAPDAAITGFAPSVENVDYLRRHPLDQFKNIYLLNVAELPLDAIDALETFVKNGGGLIWFAGPSIQPAFYNDKLYNEGNGLFPAPLENAPRDLPARDTNTLVDLEVSDHPLFSVFAGQDNPLIEAVSIARYFPISAQWLQTKAATASGVNIIAKLRNQDPLILEHRLGKGRIITCLTSAGPVQTSAGEPWNSWALNPSYIVFQLELQKYLVQSRSHEQAETSGDPIAFSLDAASYTDEIEIQTPVTAGGRTVRLKATPQQDEKAAQNGELQLVTTFRETDQPGVYTVQLKRQDQTVESQMYAFNFPVSESNLELATSDELSNELGNSPTIQIQEPGQFQWIQGQEAGREITNTILIILFVLLLCEQLLAYRLSYHPQTASAAA; from the coding sequence ATGGAAGCCTGGTTAACACAACATTTTGTGAACTCAGCACTGGTTTATACCGGTGTTGCGATGGTGGCTGCGCCGATCATCATCCATCTGATTAACCGCTTCCAGTACAAACGCGTACGGTTTGCCGCGATGGAATTCCTGCTGCAGAGCCAGCAGACCAATCAGCGGCGGGTGCTCTTCGAACAGCTGCTGCTGCTGTTATTGCGAATTCTGTTAATCCTCTGCCTGTTGCTGCTGATTGCGCGATTGATTCTTGATCCGGAACAACTCTCCATGTTCCACGGCGCGAAATCACATCATGTGATTGTGCTGGACGACAGCGGGTCCATGCAGGACATCTGGGGCGAGCAGTCCGCCTTCCAGGAAGGTCTGCAAGTCGTCCGTAAAATTGCAGCGGAAGGGACCAGTCGTCCCAACACGGAAAAGTTCTCCCTGATTCTGCTCTCCCGCTCCGACGCCCCGCTGTTCCTGCAGCGCGACATCAACGAGGAGTTAATCAACGAACTGGATGCCAAGCTCAGTAACCTGACCTGTTCGCATCAGAGCCTGGATCTGAACCAGGGCCTCGAAGCCGCTGCTGATCTGCTGAATGAGGATCGGGCGGTCATTAAAACGCTACACCTGATCTCAGATTTCCGCAAAGCGGACTGGCAGGAAAAGAAATCCGTCGCTACGACCATTGAGAAGCTGAGTAAAAACGACACAACGATCAATCTGGTCAAAACAGTTCCCGATTCGCAGCCTAATCTGGCCATCACGGAACTGTCTGGAGCCACAGAAGTCGCTGCGGTTGACGTGCCGCTGCGACTGCGAGTCAGCGTCAAGAATTTTGGCGACAAAGTGGCCCAGGATGTCCGCGTTTCCGCCTTCGTCGATCAGAACAAGCTGCCGATGAGCATCGTGTTCGATAAGATCGAAGCGGGCAGCGAAGTTTCACAGGACTTCGACGTGGTTTTCAATAAACCGAACCTGCATCAGATCAACGTCAGCCTGACCAACGATGCCCTGAACAGCGACAACGAACGCTTCCTGGCCATCAATGTCAAACAGTCAAATCCGGTATTGATTGTGGACGGTAATCCCTCGGGCAACGAATGGATGTACGTCCAGACCGCGATCGCCCCGGATGCTGCCATCACCGGATTTGCCCCGTCGGTAGAAAACGTAGACTACCTGCGTCGACACCCGCTGGATCAGTTTAAGAACATCTATCTGCTCAACGTGGCGGAACTTCCCCTGGATGCCATCGATGCACTGGAAACCTTCGTCAAAAACGGGGGTGGTCTGATCTGGTTCGCCGGCCCTTCGATTCAACCCGCGTTCTATAACGACAAGCTTTACAACGAAGGGAACGGCCTGTTCCCGGCTCCGCTGGAAAACGCCCCCCGTGACCTGCCTGCCCGGGACACAAACACGCTGGTCGACCTGGAGGTCAGCGATCACCCGCTGTTTTCGGTCTTTGCCGGTCAGGACAACCCCCTGATTGAAGCGGTTTCGATCGCGCGTTACTTCCCGATTTCGGCGCAGTGGCTGCAAACCAAAGCTGCGACTGCCTCGGGCGTGAATATCATCGCGAAGCTGCGGAATCAGGATCCGCTGATTCTGGAACACCGCCTGGGCAAGGGACGCATCATCACCTGCCTGACCTCCGCTGGTCCGGTACAGACCAGTGCAGGTGAGCCCTGGAACTCGTGGGCTTTGAATCCAAGTTACATCGTCTTCCAACTGGAGCTGCAGAAGTATCTGGTCCAGTCCCGTTCCCACGAACAGGCCGAGACCTCCGGCGATCCGATCGCTTTCTCACTGGATGCGGCTTCCTATACAGACGAAATTGAAATACAGACCCCCGTTACAGCCGGAGGTCGAACGGTACGACTCAAAGCCACTCCCCAACAGGATGAGAAAGCAGCACAAAACGGGGAGCTGCAGCTGGTCACGACGTTTCGGGAAACCGACCAGCCGGGTGTCTATACAGTGCAATTGAAACGGCAGGACCAGACAGTCGAGTCCCAGATGTATGCTTTTAATTTCCCGGTTTCCGAAAGCAACCTGGAGCTGGCGACCTCAGATGAACTCAGTAATGAGCTGGGAAATTCCCCGACGATTCAAATTCAGGAGCCAGGTCAATTCCAGTGGATTCAGGGTCAGGAAGCGGGACGGGAAATCACCAATACGATTCTGATCATCCTGTTTGTGTTATTGCTTTGTGAACAGCTGCTGGCCTACCGCCTGAGCTACCATCCCCAGACTGCGAGTGCCGCCGCATGA